In Rhodamnia argentea isolate NSW1041297 chromosome 4, ASM2092103v1, whole genome shotgun sequence, the following proteins share a genomic window:
- the LOC115733402 gene encoding aldehyde dehydrogenase family 2 member C4-like codes for MAENQSNGIGGLKTFDAHVPEIKFTKLFINGEFVDSVKGRTFETIDPRNGQVTARVAEGDKEDVDLAVKAARQAFDHGPWPRIAGYQRGRIMSKFADLIEENIEELAALDAIDAGKIFSIGKAMDIPHVATLLRYYAGAADKIHGEVLKMSRELHGYTLREPVGVVGHIIPWNFPTTMFFMKVAPALAAGCTMVMKPAEQTPLSALFYAHLAKKAGVPDGVINVVTGFGSTAGAAISSHMDIDMVGFTGSTEVGRIVMQAAATSNLKHVSLELGGKSPLIIFDDADLDTATDLALTGILFNKGEVCVAGSRVYVQEGIYEEFEKKLVVKAKAWSVGDPFDPNVHQGPQVDKKQFEKILSYIEHGKREGATLLTGGERVGTEGYYIQPTIFTNVKEDNVIVKDEIFGPVLSLMKFKTVEEAIKRANDTRYGLEAGVLTKNIDLANTVSRSIRAGVIWINCYFAIENDCPIGGYKMSGFGRDLGLDALYKYLHVKSVVTPIYNSPWL; via the exons ATGGCAGAGAACCAGAGCAATGGAATAGGGGGTCTGAAGACTTTTGATGCTCACGTTCCAGAGATCAAGTTCACCAAGCTCTTCATCAATGGCGAGTTCGTCGACTCTGTCAAAG GGAGGACCTTCGAGACGATAGATCCAAGAAATGGACAAGTGACGGCAAGAGTTGCGGAGGGAGACAAAGAGGACGTGGATCTGGCTGTGAAAGCTGCCCGCCAAGCATTTGACCATGGCCCTTGGCCACGGATAGCCGGCTAC CAAAGAGGAAGGATCATGTCGAAATTCGCAGACTTGATCGAAGAGAACATAGAAGAACTGGCTGCGCTGGACGCTATTGACGCTGGGAAGATATTCAGCATCGGCAAGGCCATGGACATCCCTCACGTTGCCACATTGCTCAGGTACTATGCCGGCGCAGCGGACAAGATCCACGGCGAGGTACTGAAGATGTCGCGTGAACTTCATGGGTACACGCTGCGGGAACCCGTCGGCGTGGTCGGGCACATCATCCCTTGGAACTTCCCGACCACCATGTTCTTTATGAAGGTCGCCCCGGCACTAGCGGCTGGTTGCACCATGGTCATGAAGCCCGCCGAGCAAACCCCTCTATCGGCTCTCTTTTATGCTCATTTGGCTAAGAAG GCTGGTGTTCCCGATGGAGTGATTAATGTTGTAACCGGTTTTGGATCGACGGCCGGTGCGGCGATAAGCAGTCATATGGACATTGATATG GTCGGTTTTACGGGGTCTACAGAAGTGGGACGCATCGTGATGCAGGCCGCGGCAACGAGCAATTTGAAGCATGTGTCGCTCGAATTGGGCGGGAAATCGCCTCTCATAATCTTTGATGATGCCGATTTAGATACTGCTACCGATCTTGCTCTAACCGGTATCCTCTTTAACAAG GGAGAAGTATGCGTTGCGGGCTCTCGTGTCTATGTTCAGGAAGGGATCTATGAAGAGTTTGAGAAGAAGCTAGTCGTGAAGGCGAAGGCTTGGTCGGTCGGTGACCCGTTTGACCCGAATGTCCATCAAGGACCGCAG GTCGACAAGAAACAGTTTGAGAAGATACTTTCTTACATTGAGcatggaaagagagagggagcgaCGCTTTTGACCGGCGGCGAGCGTGTGGGGACCGAAGGGTACTACATTCAGCCAACAATCTTCACAAATGTTAAG GAGGACAACGTGATTGTGAAGGACGAGATTTTCGGCCCTGTCTTGTCGCTCATGAAATTCAA GACTGTGGAGGAGGCGATCAAGAGGGCCAACGATACGAGGTACGGTCTAGAGGCGGGGGTTCTGACGAAGAACATAGATCTGGCGAACACGGTCTCGAGGTCCATCCGAGCGGGCGTGATCTGGATAAACTGCTACTTTGCGATCGAGAACGACTGTCCTATAGGTGGCTACAAGATGAGCGGCTTCGGGAGAGATTTGGGCTTGGATGCTCTCTACAAATACCTACATGTCAAATCTGTTGTGACCCCGATTTACAATTCTCCCTGGCTTTGA